Genomic window (Rathayibacter sp. VKM Ac-2760):
CCCAGTCGGCGGGGTCGGCGGTGAGGTCCATCACGACGAGCTCGCCGGCGGGCAGCTGCGGGAGGTCGCCCTCCTCGGCGCCCCCGGGGGTGAACTCCTCGTCGCGCTGGTTCTCGATCGCGATGACGGCGAGGTCGCCGGCGGTGGTCACGTCGATGGAGTCGGGCTGGCCGCCGAGCTCGATCGTCGCGACCGGCGCGAGGTCGCTCGCGTGCAGCACGCTGACGTGGCCGGAGGGGTTCGCGAAGTCGCCGTCGGAGGTGTCGACGACCGCGAGCACGTACTCGCCGGTCGCGTAGACCGAGGTGGGCTCGCCGCCGACGCCGACGCCGCCGAGGGGCTTCGGCGCGTCGGGGTCGCTGATGTCGAGGACGTTGATCCGCTGGCCGGCGGAGTCGGTGGAGTAGACGAGGCGGCCGTCGGGGGACGCGCTCGAGATCTCGGCGACGGCGGAGTCGACGGCCGGGTCGGCGGCGTTCAGGTACGCGGGCACGGTGGCGATGCGGGTGAAGAAGGAGTCGCCGGCGGCGGCGGCGGGCAGCGCGGCGCCGAGGGTGCAGCTCGCGAGGACGAGGGTGAGCGCGGCGCCGGCGGTGCGGCGGGGGGCGAAGTGACGGGGCACGGGTCTCCTGAGCGGTTTCGAAGGAACCCGGTCACGTTGGCGGGCGCGGGTGAACGCCCGGGCGCGGGGAGGTGTCCGGCGGGGGAACGCGCGGGGGCGGGGTCTCGATACGCCGCGTGCCGCGGCTGCTCGACCAGCAAAGCGGCGCCGCGTGCCGCGGCTGCTCGACCAGCAAGCACAGCCCGGCGGGCGGCCCTTGCTGATCGAGTAGGCCGCGGAGCGGCCGTATCGAGATCCACCTGCGTCAGAAGTGGAGTCTGCAGACCCGCTGTGCTGGTGACGGTGGGTCTCGATACGCCCCTGCGGGGCTACTCGACCAGCAAGGAGGGGGGCTACTCGACCGGCTGGCGGCGGGCCGCGAGGCCCGCCGCCGCCGAGCCCCAGGCGGCGAGGGCCGCGCGGACGCGCTCGTCGCGGGCCAGGCCGAGCGCCTCGGCGTAGCCCTCCTCGAGGACGTCGTCGATCCGGACGCGGGCGCCCGACTCGGACGAGCGCACCGCCGCCTCCACCATCGCGAGGCTGCGCACGTTCGCGTGCACCTCGCCCGAGGGCACGGCGCCGGAGCCGAGCACGCGCACGAACTCCGCCAGCGAGCCGGCGATCTCCTGCGGGCCGGGCTCGAGCGTCGCGGTCTGCACCGCCTCCGACTCCCGCGCCTGCCAGGTCGGAGCGCCGTCGCCGTCCCAGTGCGCGGTGCCGCCCGCGCCGTTCACGCGCCAATCGCCGTTCCAGGACGTCTCGAGCCCGTCGGCGCACCAGCTGCCGGTGTAGCCGAGGCGCACCCCGCCCTCGAACTCGAAGACGGCGCTCGCCGCGGCGCCGTCGGCGTACCAGCTCCAGCCCGGGTCGTACTCCTCGCAGTAGACGGCGACCGGGTCGCGGTCGAGCACGTAGCGCGCCGCATCGAAGGCGTGGATCGCCATGTCGACGAGCAGCACGTGCGGCATCTCCTCGCGGAAGCCGCCGAAGTGCGGCGCCTTCGCGAACGTGATCGATGCGGTCCCCAGCTCCCCGAGCCCGGCGACCTGCTCGCGGAACGCGGCGATCGCGGGGTAGTAGCGCCGCGACTGGCTCACCATCAGCAGCTTCCCGCTCACCTCGGCGGTCGCGGCGAGGATCAGCGACTCGGCGATCGTCGGCGCGATCGGCTTCTCCGAGAGCACCGGCAGCCCGGCGAACAGGGCCTCGCTGCTCACCGGCAGGTGCGCTCGGGGGACGGTCACGTTCACCACGGCGTCGGCGCCGGAGCGGGCGGCGACCTCGGCGACCGAGGCGCCGACCGCGATCGAGCCGACCCCCTCCTCCTCCGCCGCCCGCTCGGCGAGCTCGACGTCGAGGTCGACCAGGCCGACCAGCTCGGCGTCCGGGCTGTCGCGGACGGTGCGGATCCACGCGCGTCCCATCGCGCCGGCTCCGACCTGGACCAGGCGCACGGTCATCGGACCAGCGCCCCGCGGTAGTCCTCGCCCGCGAAGAACTCGCCGGACTCGTAGCGCTGCAGCACCGGGAGCGACCGCGCCGGCCGGTCGGAGCGCGCCCACTCGACGCCGTTCGCGATCACGCGGCGCACGTCGGGGTGGTGGTAGACCGGGAAGTCCTGGTCGCCGGGCGAGAAGAAGAAGATCCGGCCGTGGCCGCGCTTCCAGGTCATCCCGGAGCGGAACACCTCGCCGCCGGAGAAGGTGGAGAGGAAGACCAGCTCGTCGGGCGCGGGGACGTCGAAGAACTCGCCGTACATCTCCTGCTGCGGGATGGTGAAGGGGTGCGGCACGCCCTGCGCGATCGGGTGCGTCGGGTCGACGGTCCAGACGATCTCGCGGTCCTCGGCCGAGCGCCAGCGCAGCGTGCAGGTGGTGCCCATCAGCTTCCCGAAGATCTTCGACCAGTGGCCGGAGTGCAGCACGACGAGGCCCATGCCCGAGAGCACGTGGCGGTGCACCCGCTCGACGATCTCGTCGGCGACGGCGTCGTGGGCCATGTGGCCCCACCAGACCAGCACGTCGGTGGCGGCGAGGACCTCCTCGGTGAGGCCGTGCTCGGGCTCGTCGAGCGTGGTGGTGGAGACGGTCGCGCGCTCGCCGAGGTTCTCGGTGATGCCGGCGGCGATCGTGGTGTGCATGCCGTCGGGGTAGAGGGCGCGGACCTTCTCCTCGATCTGCTCGTGGCGGTTCTCGCCCCAGATGAGGACGCGGAGGGCGGGGGGAGGAGTGGTCACGGAGAGATCCTTCTTCATCGAGGGCGGGGCGGTTAAGCGCTTTACCGGTGCGCGCTCCTAGACTGCGGGCACCAGCGCCCCGCGTCAACCGCGGCGAGCAGAAGGGAGGCGCCGTGGCGACCATGCAGGACGTCGCGCGCCGTGCGGGCGTGTCGATCGCGACCGTCTCCTTCGTCGTCAACGCCAGCAAGCCCGTCTCGCCCGAGACCGCGGCCCGCGTGCGCGAGGCGATGCGCGAGCTCGACTACCGCCCGCACGCGCTCGCCCGCGCGCTGGCCCGCCGCCGCTCGATGATGATCGCGGTCGTCTACCCGCTGGTGCCGTCGCGCCCGCTCAACACCGCGACCGCGTTCCTGGCCGGAGCCGCGGAGGCCGCCGCCGAGAACGGCTACTCGATGGTGCTCTGGCCCACCGCCGGCGGCTCGGAGAAGCTGGCCGATCTGCGCGCCGACGGCCTGCTCGACGGCGTGGTGCTGATGCAGGTGACCTCCGAGGACGAGCGGGTCGCGATCCTCTCCGACTCCGGCACGCCCTTCGCGCTGATCGGCCGCACCCGCGACCCGGCCGCGCTCGACTGGGTCGACATCGACTTCGAGGGCATGGTCGCCCAGGCGCTCGACCGGCTGGCCGCGCTCGGCCACCGCCGTGTCGCGCTGGTGCTCGGGCCGGAGGGCGGCGCCGACTTCGGGCCGTACGCGCGGACGCAGGCGGCGTTCGAGCAGGAGGCCGCGGCGCGGGACCTCGAGGCGTCGCTGCTGCGCTGCGAGGAGACGCCGGCCGGCGGGCGCGCGCTGGCCCGCTCGCTCGACCCGGAGGCGGCCACCGCCGTCGTCGTGATCAACGGCGGCGCCGCGGTCGGCTTCGCGCACGAGCTCCGGCACCGCGGCGTGCGCGTGCCCGAGGACCTCTCGATCGTGCTGCTCGCCTCCGACCCGGACGTCGCGGACCTCGCCGACCCGGCGCTCGACCTGCTCGTCGCGCCCGGTCACGCCCTCGGCCGCCGCGGGGTGGAGGCGCTGCTCGCCCGCCTCGCGGACCCGGCCGCGGTGCCGGTCCAGGAGCGCATCGGCGGGCCGTGGCGCCCGGGCGGCTCGGTCGCGGCGCCCGCGCGCTGACCGACCCGGGCGCCCCGGGCGTCCACAGAGACGCGCTGCGCTCAGGGGCGGGCGGCGTGCTCTCGCGCGTGGGCGGCGATCGCGGGGACGATCTCGGCCCAGGTCGCGGGCGGCGGGGCCTGGTGGCCGACGCCGTCGAGCACAATCAGGCGCGCGCCGAGCGCCGCCGCGAGGGCCTCGCCGTGCGCCGGCGGGAAGAGAGGGTCGGCCGAGCCGTGGACGACGAGTGCCGGCACGTCGCGCAGCGCTCCGAGGTCGATCGGAGTCGCGCCCTCGGCGACGAGGAAGTGGTTCGCCGCCGACGCCATCGACGGCGAGCGGTCCCAGACCCGGCCGGCGATCTCGCGCAGCGCCTCCTCGTCGAACGCGTCCGGTCCGGCGTAGGGCCGCTCGCTCCGGACGACCCAGTCGACGACGCTTCGCCGGTCGGTCCAGTCGGGGTCGGCTCCCGCCTCCTCGAACGTCGCCAGGATCGCCGCCGTCGGCGGCGGCAGCTCGCGCTCGACGTCGCCCGCCGGACTCGTCGACAGCAGCACCAGCGCGTCCACCCGGTCCGGGTGGTGCGCCGCGATGCTCTGCGCCAGCCCGCCGCCCATCGAGAGCCCGGCGAGGGTGGCCGAGCGCACCCCGACGGCGTCGAGCACGGCGATCGCGTCGTCGGCGAGGTCGGCAGCCGTGTAGTCCGGCCGGCCGGGAGGACTCGCCGTCGAGGCGCCCGTGTCGCGCGGGTCGTAGCGCAGCACCCGAACGCCGAGGTCTGCCAGCCGGTCGCAGAAGTCGTCGGCCCACCAGTCCCGCGACCAGGTGGCGCCGCCGAGGAGGAGCAGCGCCGGGTCGGTCGCAGCGCCCAGGCTCTGCGCCGCGAGCCGACCGCCGCGCACCGCCACGTCGAGATCGGTCCAGTGCCGGGAGTCGTCCGCGTCGTCCATGCGCTCCACCCTCGCAGGCCGCGGGCGTGCTGTCAGCCTCAGCGCGCCGAGCCGGGGATGGGTGGTCTGCAGATCCTGCGGGTCGGCGAGGCCGGGTCTCGATACGCCCCTGCGGGGCTACTCGATCAGCATGACGCGGCCAGCCGCGTCCTTTCCCTCACCACCGAGACGCGAAGCGGCTTCCCCGCTCGACACGCCGCCTTCGGCGGCTACTCGACCAGCAAGGGATCTGCACAACATCAGCTGAGAGCAGGGCCCCTCGCCTGACAGCGGAGGCCACCCCTTCTCAGCTGACGTTCTGCAGCGCTTCAGCGCTCCAGACCGTTCGAGCGGCCTCCCTGCTGATCGAGTTGCCCGCGCAGCGGGCGTCTCGAGCGGAGGGGGCGCCTTCGGTGCCAGCGCAGGGCGGGGAAGAGACCGACGTCCTCGGGGTCGGCGGGTCTCGATACGCCCCTCCGGGGCTACTCGACCAGCATGTGCGCAGGCGTCTCTTCCAAGGAGATCCACCCCCGTCAGGAGCCGCACTCTCCGCCCCCGCCCCGTCAGCCGGCAGCGCTGAAGAACTCCTCGATCGCGCGGGTCAGGGCGACGAGGTCGTCGACGTGGGCGAGCTCGCGCGCCGAGTGCATCGACAGGAGGGGGACGCCGACGTCGACGGTCGAGATGCCGAGACGGGTCGCGGTCAGCGGGCCGATCGTCGAGCCGCACGGGACCGTGTTGTTCGACACGAACTCCTGGAACTCCACTCCCGCCCGCGCGCAGACGCCGGCCCAGAGCGCCGCGCCCCGGGCGTCGGTCGCGTAGCGCTGCGAGGCGTTGATCTTGAGCAGCGGCCCCTTGCCGGCGACGGGCTGGTTCACCGGGTCGTGCTTCTCCGGGTAGTTCGGGTGCACGGAGTGGCCGGCATCGGCGGAGAGGCACCAGGAGCCGGCCATCGCCCGCGCGCGCTCGTCGACGCCCGCGCCGAGCGCGGCGCCGATGCGCGTCAGCACGTCCTCGAGGAACGGACCGCTGGCTCCGGAGCGGGAGGCCGAGCCGAGCTCCTCGTGGTCGAAGGCGGCGAGCATGCTGATGTGCGGCGCGGCGGCGTCCTCGGCGCTCGCCGCGAGCAGCGCGACGAGGCCCGCGTGCACCGAGCTGAGGTCGTCCATCCGCCCGGCCGCGAAGAGCGCCTCGTCGAGCCCGAAGCGCGCGGGCGGCTGCGTGTCCGCGGTGATGAGGTCGTAGCCGGCGATGTCCGCCGCGCCGTCGAGGCCGGCCCTCGCCGCGAGGATCTCGAGCAGGTCGTTCCCGTCCGCGTCGCCCAGCCCGTAGACCGGCACGGTGTGCTTCTGCCGGTCGAGCTTGAGTCCGTCGTTCGCGTCGCGGTCGAGGTGGATCGCGAGCTGCGGGATGCGCAGGAACGGGCCGGTCCGCACGAGCACCTCGGCGCCGTCGCGGGTGACGATCCGCCCGGCCAGCTCGAGCTCGCGGTCGAGCCAGGAGTTGAGCAGCGGACCGCCATAGACCTCGACGCCGGCCTGCAGCCAGCCCTTCGACTCGATCGTCGGCCGGGGCTTGAGCTTGAACCCCGGCGAGTCGGTGTGCGCGCCGAGGATGCGGAACGGCGCGACCGCGGTCGCGGCGGCGGGGAGGTGCCAGGCGATGATCGCGCCGTCGCGGAGGACGTAGTAGCGGCCCGGCTCCGTGGGCCAGGCGGCGCTCTCGTCGACGGAGGCGAACCCCGCCGCAGCCAGGCGACGCGCCGTCTCCGCCGCGGCGTGGAAGGAGGACGGCGAGGCGGTGAGGAACTCGGCGAAGTCGGCGAGGTGGTCGGCGCGGGAGGTCATCAGACCAGTGAAGCAGGGCCGAGGCGTCTAGGTGGTCGGGCCGCAGGTGCGCACCGTGAGGTTGGTGCCGGCAGACGCCACGTTGGTGATCGTGTAGGACGTCGAGGTACCCCTCCATATGGTGCCGGTGAGAACTTCAGTCGCGGGTGGAATGCTCGTCGTAGCGTCCCGGACCGACCAGGTGCACGAGCAGATCACTCATGTTGCCGCTGCGCGAAATGTGACGGATCGCCCACAACACGGTATTCAGCGCCACCACCACCGAAGGCACTGGAACCTCAGTAGCTACGCTCCAGCACGATGGTGCTTACGTTCTGATCAAAAATCAAGAGGTTCTGCTACTGTGGGCGCGTGACCCTCGCCGAACGTCTTGAGATCTCCGATGTTGTGCAGCAAGCGATTGTGGAAGGTGCGCGTGAGGGCCACGGGGTCGCTCTCGCTCACGACAGCGACCCTGGGGCGAACCCCTACACGTTCGGAAACGACCGGTACCACCGCTCCTGCGAGCTGATCAAGCAGCGCTTCGAGTCGTTCGGTCTGACACCTCATATGGAGGGGGCCGGTCATCGGGCTCGCGCTAGGAACTATGAACTGTGGTTCTCCACCGCGCGGAGCATCGATGTCACCGACCGGAGTTCCTTCGATTTCACGAGCGAAACGAAGATGGAGGCCGGTACCGCCAACATGGCGGCGTACCTGCCCGGGATGGATCACGACTCCGTGCCAGGCCGTGAAATCGTCCACGTCGTCCTCAGCGGTAACAACGAGCAAGGCCTCACTGCTGTTCACCTTGGTCGGCTGATCTCCGTCGGGTCGAGGTACGTCACGTGGGCCGATGACCTGCAACGAATCGACAACATCATCACGCAGGACGCCGTGGCTACGACCGAGGTCACGACAACCGCGACGTCCTACCTCGACCAGCCGGAGCCGCCGATTCCTCTCGAGGCGGTACCTGCGGCAGACGTCGCTTCCGATGCGGAGTAGATCGCACCTCGACCCGCAGAACTTCTCCCGTGAACGGCTTCGGCTGGCGCGCCTTCGGGCCGGGCTGAACCTGCGGGAGCTCGCCGATCGGGTCGGTGTCTCTCACGCTGCCATCTCCCAGTACGAGTCAGGTCGAGCTCGTCCCGGCAACGCCGTTCTTGGACAGTTAGCAATCGCGTGCGGCGTCCCGCCGCGTTTCCTCACCCACTCAGGACGCCCCGTCTCCCTCGCAGGGCTGGACGGCACTCACTTCCGCAGTCTCCGCTCGACAACGAAACAGAGCCGCGGCCGAGCATGGACCTGGTCGGAGATCGTCCTCGACGTCGCCGACGCCCTAGAGCGCTACGTCCGTCTCCCAACGCTCGACTTTCCCTCTCACACCCTTGCCGAGGACGCCACTCGCGACGACATCCGTGACGCCGCTGAGCACCTTCGTGCACACTGGGCCCTGCCCGACGGACCGGTCGGGCACCTCGTTCGCCACATGGAGGCGCACGGCATCGTGGTCTGCCGGCTCCCCATCGCCGACGAAGGGATCGATGCCTACAGCCAGAACAGCAGCGACCGTCCCGTC
Coding sequences:
- a CDS encoding Gfo/Idh/MocA family oxidoreductase, yielding MTVRLVQVGAGAMGRAWIRTVRDSPDAELVGLVDLDVELAERAAEEEGVGSIAVGASVAEVAARSGADAVVNVTVPRAHLPVSSEALFAGLPVLSEKPIAPTIAESLILAATAEVSGKLLMVSQSRRYYPAIAAFREQVAGLGELGTASITFAKAPHFGGFREEMPHVLLVDMAIHAFDAARYVLDRDPVAVYCEEYDPGWSWYADGAAASAVFEFEGGVRLGYTGSWCADGLETSWNGDWRVNGAGGTAHWDGDGAPTWQARESEAVQTATLEPGPQEIAGSLAEFVRVLGSGAVPSGEVHANVRSLAMVEAAVRSSESGARVRIDDVLEEGYAEALGLARDERVRAALAAWGSAAAGLAARRQPVE
- a CDS encoding ThuA domain-containing protein, whose product is MTTPPPALRVLIWGENRHEQIEEKVRALYPDGMHTTIAAGITENLGERATVSTTTLDEPEHGLTEEVLAATDVLVWWGHMAHDAVADEIVERVHRHVLSGMGLVVLHSGHWSKIFGKLMGTTCTLRWRSAEDREIVWTVDPTHPIAQGVPHPFTIPQQEMYGEFFDVPAPDELVFLSTFSGGEVFRSGMTWKRGHGRIFFFSPGDQDFPVYHHPDVRRVIANGVEWARSDRPARSLPVLQRYESGEFFAGEDYRGALVR
- a CDS encoding LacI family DNA-binding transcriptional regulator, with translation MQDVARRAGVSIATVSFVVNASKPVSPETAARVREAMRELDYRPHALARALARRRSMMIAVVYPLVPSRPLNTATAFLAGAAEAAAENGYSMVLWPTAGGSEKLADLRADGLLDGVVLMQVTSEDERVAILSDSGTPFALIGRTRDPAALDWVDIDFEGMVAQALDRLAALGHRRVALVLGPEGGADFGPYARTQAAFEQEAAARDLEASLLRCEETPAGGRALARSLDPEAATAVVVINGGAAVGFAHELRHRGVRVPEDLSIVLLASDPDVADLADPALDLLVAPGHALGRRGVEALLARLADPAAVPVQERIGGPWRPGGSVAAPAR
- a CDS encoding alpha/beta hydrolase yields the protein MDDADDSRHWTDLDVAVRGGRLAAQSLGAATDPALLLLGGATWSRDWWADDFCDRLADLGVRVLRYDPRDTGASTASPPGRPDYTAADLADDAIAVLDAVGVRSATLAGLSMGGGLAQSIAAHHPDRVDALVLLSTSPAGDVERELPPPTAAILATFEEAGADPDWTDRRSVVDWVVRSERPYAGPDAFDEEALREIAGRVWDRSPSMASAANHFLVAEGATPIDLGALRDVPALVVHGSADPLFPPAHGEALAAALGARLIVLDGVGHQAPPPATWAEIVPAIAAHAREHAARP
- a CDS encoding M18 family aminopeptidase, with protein sequence MTSRADHLADFAEFLTASPSSFHAAAETARRLAAAGFASVDESAAWPTEPGRYYVLRDGAIIAWHLPAAATAVAPFRILGAHTDSPGFKLKPRPTIESKGWLQAGVEVYGGPLLNSWLDRELELAGRIVTRDGAEVLVRTGPFLRIPQLAIHLDRDANDGLKLDRQKHTVPVYGLGDADGNDLLEILAARAGLDGAADIAGYDLITADTQPPARFGLDEALFAAGRMDDLSSVHAGLVALLAASAEDAAAPHISMLAAFDHEELGSASRSGASGPFLEDVLTRIGAALGAGVDERARAMAGSWCLSADAGHSVHPNYPEKHDPVNQPVAGKGPLLKINASQRYATDARGAALWAGVCARAGVEFQEFVSNNTVPCGSTIGPLTATRLGISTVDVGVPLLSMHSARELAHVDDLVALTRAIEEFFSAAG